One region of Amphiprion ocellaris isolate individual 3 ecotype Okinawa chromosome 9, ASM2253959v1, whole genome shotgun sequence genomic DNA includes:
- the gja9a gene encoding gap junction protein alpha 9a: MTRGDLSHHRQSVHAAASHNGRVKMGDWNFLGGILEEVHIHSTMVGKIWLTILFIFRMLVLGVAAEDVWNDEQADFICNTEQPGCRNVCYDLAFPISLIRYWVLQVIFVSSPSLVYMGHALYRLRALEKARQKKKALLRRELELVDVELAEARKRIEREMKQLDQGKLNKAPLRGSLLRTYVAHIVTRSVVEVVFMTGQYVLYGFHLYPLFKCERDPCPNAVDCYVSRPTEKSVFMVFMQCIAAISLFLNILEILHLGYKKIRKGILDFYPHLRDERDELDDYYANKCKKESVVQICTSATRKSTITSTPTDYNLLMDRVQATVTYPNLIKPSTFLPHPSQQDLDDSRCSAQSPPEYNCTSTTNELCSPCCDPLNNQKKEAEDFLNLPQHGKEDDSSEIGSPESPKCPQKAAHASSFPTLPVSASRRPFRTHGSFKCSTVLEGKSSDTDSYGGAKSCNRPPCTRTQSKPIVPHQSRPSTPESLDDSSSGSTHNPRPPSSNCKISMASNGSSRAPDLQI; the protein is encoded by the exons ATGACCCGAGGAGATTTAAGTCACCATCGGCAGTCTGTCCATGCCGCTGCAAG TCATAATGGCAGAGTGAAGATGGGGGACTGGAACTTCCTTGGGGGGATTTTGGAGGAGGTGCATATCCATTCCACTATGGTAGGCAAAATCTGGCTCACCATCCTGTTCATCTTCCGGATGCTGGTCCTCGGCGTGGCGGCTGAGGATGTGTGGAATGACGAGCAGGCTGACTTCATATGCAACACTGAGCAGCCTGGATGcagaaatgtgtgctatgaccTGGCTTTCCCAATCTCTCTGATCCGCTACTGGGTGCTGcaggtcatttttgtgtcctcGCCTTCGTTAGTTTACATGGGCCACGCTCTCTATCGGCTCCGAGCTCTGGAGAAAGCacggcagaaaaaaaaagctctgctGCGAAGAGAGCTGGAGTTGGTGGATGTGGAGCTGGCGGAGGCCAGAAAGAGGATTGAGCGGGAAATGAAACAGCTCGACCAAGGAAAGCTTAACAAAGCTCCACTGAGGGGCTCTCTGCTACGTACTTATGTGGCTCACATTGTCACCCGCTCTGTTGTTGAAGTGGTCTTCATGACAGGTCAGTATGTCCTTTATGGTTTTCACCTCTATCCGCTCTTCAAATGTGAGCGGGATCCTTGTCCGAATGCTGTGGACTGTTATGTTTCCAGACCAACAGAAAAAAGTGTCTTCATGGTGTTCATGCAGTGCATCGCTGCAATCTCCCTCTTCCTAAACATCTTGGAGATCTTGCATCTGGGCTACAAAAAGATTAGAAAGGGCATACTGGACTTCTACCCTCACTTGAGGGATGAAAGGGATGAACTTGATGACTACTATGCCAACAAGTGCAAAAAAGAATCTGTTGTGCAAATATGCACCAGTGCAACCCGAAAGTCAACTATTACCTCCACACCCACTGACTACAACCTTTTGATGGACAGGGTGCAGGCCACAGTTACGTACCCGAACCTTATCAAACCTTCAACTTTTCTGCCTCATCCAAGCCAACAGGACTTAGATGATTCCAGGTGCTCAGCTCAAAGCCCCCCAGAGTATAACTGCACCTCGACCACCAATGAGCTCTGCTCACCATGCTGTGATCCcctaaataatcaaaaaaaggAGGCAGAAGACTTTTTGAATCTTCCTCAGCATGGTAAAGAGGATGACAGCAGTGAAATAGGAAGTCCAGAGTCTCCTAAATGCCCACAGAAGGCAGCTCATGCTTCCTCCTTCCCCACACTGCCAGTTAGTGCATCAAGGAGGCCATTTAGGACTCATGGCTCTTTCAAATGCTCCACAGTGCTGGAGGGCAAGAGCTCTGATACAGATTCATATGGAGGTGCAAAATCCTGCAATCGACCTCCCTGCACTCGAACACAGTCAAAACCGATTGTCCCACATCAAAGCCGGCCCTCCACCCCAGAGTCACTGGATGACTCCAGCTCAGGATCCACACACAACCCAAGACCACCTTCTTCCAACTGCAAAATATCGATGGCAAGTAACGGTAGCAGCAGAGCCCCAGATCTGCAAATCTAA
- the LOC111580597 gene encoding c-Myc-binding protein-like: protein MAHHRAPDPKREQFRRYLERAGVIDSLTSVLVSLYEEREKPSNALEFVKQHLNAVGHTSADTEALQQEVTELRKRCTRLEEENKDLKARLQLCEPVSKDGSTAN, encoded by the exons ATGGCGCACCATCGA GCTCCAGACCCCAAGAGGGAACAGTTTCGGAGATACTTGGAGAGAGCTGGAGTTATTGACAGTCTTACTAGTG TCCTAGTGTCTTTGTATGAAGAACGAGAAAAGCCCAGCAATGCTCTAGA ATTCGTCAAGCAGCACCTCAACGCTGTTGGCCACACTTCAGCAGACACAGAGGCGCTGCAGCAGGAGGTGACTGAGCTTAGGAAAAGGTGTACACGTCTggaagaggaaaacaaagaccTCAAAGCAAGG CTTCAGCTTTGTGAACCTGTATCAAAAGATGGAAGCACAGCCAACTAG